The Osmia bicornis bicornis chromosome 9, iOsmBic2.1, whole genome shotgun sequence genome has a segment encoding these proteins:
- the LOC114875105 gene encoding uncharacterized protein LOC114875105 isoform X2: MADDYYCPQQQPPYQWVGAEEEIASRDNDDHRIPHYEEFKQFLLKRIQREFQTYDANNNQIENSTIVDLRTVPVSSDTSKDPLNDSNYIKSNIIAVNNTDSFVYQPNDNVEYQTLEDTNNNEQGSILLKKMLQAPVGANLGEIASPVLGSYRLWSMEQYQSNSLLDNSDTLTAESDNQDNEENLESNTECYGLLSGTKGEYFLNESTFVKNVEEIGQQISTVLTNVNGNEYKYPSTNIDMHQEYENWTITNVMEGTDNSCVSDVETSKVFQPIYYDNMESDTANKPVNDGSLTHQYRVTENVHPYHTNQTLSGLNPSEENQYYDTHIIPSVQSDCTNTYYLQNLIKGSTETNVEYLQTTHSFTNANMDQDTYTSTISQTFSTNNHYNSDLPYEYSNSQNNQASIPLSGHSEQCEQNCNSTQTKFNHEKNTSGTIEKAQTNGILHPFWPKKMSKISTDSILENILNFINTKRIDFSKLEQTSCVYCYIAPIVTHTPVSSNISCSQKEKFVAEYRQHSFSPCWLLYNDTSCGMRMANLQSKFEETVVEDSRVLYTPSSNSNSDLKDSIEENEDSITDVWSHNYANYETTTEKDAHICEDLNVEVTDCLFSVINTEPLINQVDNISKSQAQ, translated from the exons ATGGCCGATGATTATTATTGTCCTCAGCAGCAACCACCTTATCAATGG GTTGGAGCAGAAGAGGAAATTGCAAGCAGAGATAATGATGATCATAGAATTCCACATTATGAAgagtttaaacaatttttgttaAAGAGAATACAGAGAGAATTTCAAACATATGAtgcaaataataatcaaatagAGAATTCAACTATAGTGGACTTAAGAACAGTACCTGTTTCATCTGATACATCTAAAGATCCTTTGAATGACTCTAATTATATTAAATCCAATATAATTGCTGTTAACAATACAGATTCTTTTGTGTATCAACCAAATGATAATGTAGAATATCAAACACTAGAAGATACAAATAACAATGAGCAAGGATCTAtactattaaaaaaaatgttgcaGGCACCAGTGGGTGCAAATTTGGGAGAAATAGCTAGTCCTGTCCTTGGAAGCTATCGGCTTTGGTCAATGGAGCAATATCAGTCTAACAGTTTACTAGATAATTCTGATACATTAACTGCTGAATCAGATAATCAAGACAATGaggaaaatttagaaagcaATACAGAATGTTATGGACTTCTAAGTGGCACTAAGGgagaatactttttaaatGAGTCAACATTTGTGAAAAATGTTGAGGAAATTGGTCAACAAATTTCCACTGTTTTAACAAATGTAAATGGCAATGAATATAAATACCCTTCCACAAACATTGATATGCATCAAGAATATGAAAATTGGACCATCACTAATGTCATGGAGGGAACAGATAACAGTTGTGTATCAGATGTTGAAACATCAAAAGTATTTCAACCTATATATTATGATAATATGGAGTCTGATACTGCGAATAAACCTGTAAATGATGGAAGTTTAACACACCAATATAGAGTGACAGAAAACGTACATCCTTACCATACAAATCAAACTTTATCGGGTCTGAACCCATCAGAAGAAAATCAGTATTATGATACACACATCATTCCCAGTGTACAATCTGATTGTACTAATAcatattatttacaaaatttaatcaaaGGTAGTACAGAAACTAATGTAGAATATTTACAAACTACACATTCATTTACAAATGCAAATATGGATCAAGACACGTACACATCTACTATTTCTCAAACATTTTCTACCAATAACCACTACAATTCTGATCTACCGTATGAATACtcaaattcacaaaataaTCAGGCAAGTATCCCACTATCTGGACATTCAGAACAATGTGAACAAAATTGTAATTCCACGCAAACTAAATTCAATCATGAAAAAAATACATCAGGTACAATAGAAAAGGCACAAACAAATG gCATACTACACCCTTTTTGGCCCAAAAAAATGTCTAAAATTTCAACAGATTCAATTTTGGAGAATatcttaaattttattaataccaAACGTATAGATTTCTCAAAATTAGAACAAACATCTTGTGTATATTGTTACATAGCTCCTATTGTCACACATACACCAGTATCTTCAAATATATCATGTTCTCAAAAAGAGAAGTTTGTTGCAGAATATAGGCAACATTCCTTTTCTCCATGTTGGTTACTCTATAACGATACTTCGTGCGGAATGCGCATGGCTAATTTACAATCAAAATTCGAAGAGACTGTGGTAGAAGACTCGCGAGTTCTTTACACACCATCATCAAACAGTAATTCAGACTTAAAGGACTCAATTGAGGAAAACGAGGATTCGATTACTGACGTATGGTCACATAATTATGCAAATTACGAAACGACAACAGAAAAAGATGCGCATATATGCGAAGATTTAAACGTTGAAGTCACAGACTGTTTATTTTCAGTAATAAATACTGAACCACTGATCAATCAGGTGGACAATATTTCTAAGAGCCAAGctcaataa
- the LOC114875105 gene encoding uncharacterized protein LOC114875105 isoform X1, which produces MNGNDISRLSYKELQALALRYRVPGNIKKKLLVKVLQAAKGGNENEVGRLLQDLKQTRKKKVRKIKVRKLGLTSTPLNSPDYVMADDYYCPQQQPPYQWVGAEEEIASRDNDDHRIPHYEEFKQFLLKRIQREFQTYDANNNQIENSTIVDLRTVPVSSDTSKDPLNDSNYIKSNIIAVNNTDSFVYQPNDNVEYQTLEDTNNNEQGSILLKKMLQAPVGANLGEIASPVLGSYRLWSMEQYQSNSLLDNSDTLTAESDNQDNEENLESNTECYGLLSGTKGEYFLNESTFVKNVEEIGQQISTVLTNVNGNEYKYPSTNIDMHQEYENWTITNVMEGTDNSCVSDVETSKVFQPIYYDNMESDTANKPVNDGSLTHQYRVTENVHPYHTNQTLSGLNPSEENQYYDTHIIPSVQSDCTNTYYLQNLIKGSTETNVEYLQTTHSFTNANMDQDTYTSTISQTFSTNNHYNSDLPYEYSNSQNNQASIPLSGHSEQCEQNCNSTQTKFNHEKNTSGTIEKAQTNGILHPFWPKKMSKISTDSILENILNFINTKRIDFSKLEQTSCVYCYIAPIVTHTPVSSNISCSQKEKFVAEYRQHSFSPCWLLYNDTSCGMRMANLQSKFEETVVEDSRVLYTPSSNSNSDLKDSIEENEDSITDVWSHNYANYETTTEKDAHICEDLNVEVTDCLFSVINTEPLINQVDNISKSQAQ; this is translated from the exons ATGAACGGAAACGATATTTCAAGATTATCGTACAAGGAATTGCAGGCCTTAGCTCTTAGATACCGAGTACCAGGTAACATAAag AAGAAATTACTGGTTAAAGTGTTGCAAGCCGCGAAAGGTGGAAATGAAAACGAAGTTGGCCGACTATTGCAAGATCTTAAGCAAACTCGTAAGAAGaaagtaagaaaaattaaagtcAGAAAATTGGGGTTAACCTCCACACCATTGAACAGTCCTGATTACGTTATGGCCGATGATTATTATTGTCCTCAGCAGCAACCACCTTATCAATGG GTTGGAGCAGAAGAGGAAATTGCAAGCAGAGATAATGATGATCATAGAATTCCACATTATGAAgagtttaaacaatttttgttaAAGAGAATACAGAGAGAATTTCAAACATATGAtgcaaataataatcaaatagAGAATTCAACTATAGTGGACTTAAGAACAGTACCTGTTTCATCTGATACATCTAAAGATCCTTTGAATGACTCTAATTATATTAAATCCAATATAATTGCTGTTAACAATACAGATTCTTTTGTGTATCAACCAAATGATAATGTAGAATATCAAACACTAGAAGATACAAATAACAATGAGCAAGGATCTAtactattaaaaaaaatgttgcaGGCACCAGTGGGTGCAAATTTGGGAGAAATAGCTAGTCCTGTCCTTGGAAGCTATCGGCTTTGGTCAATGGAGCAATATCAGTCTAACAGTTTACTAGATAATTCTGATACATTAACTGCTGAATCAGATAATCAAGACAATGaggaaaatttagaaagcaATACAGAATGTTATGGACTTCTAAGTGGCACTAAGGgagaatactttttaaatGAGTCAACATTTGTGAAAAATGTTGAGGAAATTGGTCAACAAATTTCCACTGTTTTAACAAATGTAAATGGCAATGAATATAAATACCCTTCCACAAACATTGATATGCATCAAGAATATGAAAATTGGACCATCACTAATGTCATGGAGGGAACAGATAACAGTTGTGTATCAGATGTTGAAACATCAAAAGTATTTCAACCTATATATTATGATAATATGGAGTCTGATACTGCGAATAAACCTGTAAATGATGGAAGTTTAACACACCAATATAGAGTGACAGAAAACGTACATCCTTACCATACAAATCAAACTTTATCGGGTCTGAACCCATCAGAAGAAAATCAGTATTATGATACACACATCATTCCCAGTGTACAATCTGATTGTACTAATAcatattatttacaaaatttaatcaaaGGTAGTACAGAAACTAATGTAGAATATTTACAAACTACACATTCATTTACAAATGCAAATATGGATCAAGACACGTACACATCTACTATTTCTCAAACATTTTCTACCAATAACCACTACAATTCTGATCTACCGTATGAATACtcaaattcacaaaataaTCAGGCAAGTATCCCACTATCTGGACATTCAGAACAATGTGAACAAAATTGTAATTCCACGCAAACTAAATTCAATCATGAAAAAAATACATCAGGTACAATAGAAAAGGCACAAACAAATG gCATACTACACCCTTTTTGGCCCAAAAAAATGTCTAAAATTTCAACAGATTCAATTTTGGAGAATatcttaaattttattaataccaAACGTATAGATTTCTCAAAATTAGAACAAACATCTTGTGTATATTGTTACATAGCTCCTATTGTCACACATACACCAGTATCTTCAAATATATCATGTTCTCAAAAAGAGAAGTTTGTTGCAGAATATAGGCAACATTCCTTTTCTCCATGTTGGTTACTCTATAACGATACTTCGTGCGGAATGCGCATGGCTAATTTACAATCAAAATTCGAAGAGACTGTGGTAGAAGACTCGCGAGTTCTTTACACACCATCATCAAACAGTAATTCAGACTTAAAGGACTCAATTGAGGAAAACGAGGATTCGATTACTGACGTATGGTCACATAATTATGCAAATTACGAAACGACAACAGAAAAAGATGCGCATATATGCGAAGATTTAAACGTTGAAGTCACAGACTGTTTATTTTCAGTAATAAATACTGAACCACTGATCAATCAGGTGGACAATATTTCTAAGAGCCAAGctcaataa